AACGACTTGAAAAGAAACTTAAAGATCAGGGGTTAACCATCGTTCCAACACGACTATTTATTTCTGAAAGCGGCTATGCAAAACTCAATATCGCACTAGCGAAAGGAAAGAAACTCTTTGATAAAAGAGAGTCTTTAAAACAAGCGGATAGTAAAAGAGATATGGACCGCGCGATGAACAGGCGCTAGAACTTTAGTTCTTAAGCACCTTCACAATTTGAATTCCATCATCCGTTTGTACTCTAATCATGTACACACCATTAGGATAAATAGATAAATCCAACTCTATGGTTGATCCGGCTATTTGAGGTTGATTGATTTGTGCAACTTCATGTCCTATGTAGTCATATATAGATACAGACTGTACTTTGGAATTTCTGGATGAAATATAAAAATATCCATTCGTTGGATTTGGATACCCTGAAATGCTTACTTGATTCTTATTAACTTCCTCTAAATCTGTGATCAGATAATGCGCCATTCCCATATTAGGAATTCCATAACCATAATGGTCATTTGGAGATAAATACTTATCCGCACTTTCTTCAATTGCGTGGAATATTTCCATATTATTATAGCTTGATCTGGATTGCCATAAACAAGCTGCAGCACCCGCTAAAATAGGTCCGGAAAATGAGGTTCCATTGATAAATTGCACATCAGAGTCTCCAATAGGTTGTGGTACTCCTCCCCCCATTGCCATAACATTTGGTTTTACTCTTCCATCTGCCGAAGGACCTCTTGAACTAAAATTGGTAACCACTCTATTCGCAGAAACAGCTCCGATAGCCAAAACGCTATCTCCATCCGCAGGTGCACCAATATAATACCAGGAGCTCGCTCCGGAATTACCAGCACTATTTACCATTAACATTCCTTTAGACGCTGCAATATCCGCTCCTCTGGTAATCACTGTCGTATTTCCATCTAAATCTGCATACGTATGATCTTTTGAAGGATCGTCAAATGTGGTATAACCTAAAGAAGTATTTACAACATCCGCTCCAACACTATCTGCAAATTCAGCTCCAGCCACCCAGTTATACTCTTCAATTATATTTTCTGTAGGCGCATCTTCCGTACGAATCAACCAATAGTTGGCATCAGGTGCTGACCCAATATAAAAGCCTGGAATATTTGCTCCCATACAATCCAATACGCCCGTTCCATGGCCAGAATGTTGAGTATAATCCACCGTTTGTCCATCTACAAAATCCCAGGTTCCCATAATTTGATTGTTATTAAATAAGGGTAACAATGCTGTAGTGGTATCTGCACCATAAAATCCTGCATCCAATACCGCTATGGTCATGCCTGCTCCGGTAAATCCCAAATCATGTAAATAATCTACTCCAATCATGGTATTCTGGTGTTCCGAGATTCCATAATCTAAAGCTTCAGACCCTCCGGTTTCCAGATCTTCTGCCTTATAGGTCATTCCGGCTGTTTCCATTTTTACCGATGCAACCTCACCACCTTCTGTGATCACACTTTCAGCATTTGCCGAATCTACATATGGCAATGCCATAATCTGAGCCAATCCCACGGTATCGGTAGTTTGAATGATAATCCCATTTAACCACCTGGATTGTAACAGTACATTTACATTCGCAGCTTGCTGCACACCTTGAATGTAAGATGGGTTTACCGGAAAATCTTGAGATGTAATTGCTATACCCTGAGCATTTCGTCTATCAATTGCTTTTTGAGATAAAAACACCAAAGGGGCATTCACCGAATATGGACTGTTATTCTTGTCTGTAAAAGGAATCCAATATTTTTCAGGAGCGACCTGCCCCCAAACAGATGATATTCCACCCATCATCAACAACATACATATTCCGATATTTTTAATCTTTTTTAATCCCCAGTTCATAGTGTTCTACTTTAATCTGTTTTCCGTTTTCATCGAAATATACCCAGTCTCCATCTTTAACAGCATGTTTGTATGCACCCTTAACACTTACTTTTCCATTGGTGTAAATAATTTGCATTCCATCCATCTGTCCATCTTTGATTTCCCCTTCAGTAAGCAAATTACCTTCACTATCGTAAGTCTTTCGGTATCCGTTCTCTACACCTTTTACAAAATATGTTTCTCTTGAGATTGATCCATTCAAATTGTATACGATGTATTTTCCGTCCTTTTTACCATTAGAATACGCTTCTTGACTGGCTATAATTCCTTTTCTATCATAGAAACGCCAAATTCCTTCCTTTTGTTGGTTCACATAGTAACCATATGCTGCTTTTTTTCCATTGGAATGATAATGCGTAGCCATAACGGTGTCCGGAGTAATGTACTCCAGGATGGAAGAAATAGTTCCTTCTTTATCGTAATATTTAAACTTCCCATATGGTATATTATCCTTAAACTGACCCTTATAGTGAATTTTCCCACTTGGTCTTTTCTTTTCCCAATAGCCTTGTTTACGACCTTCTTTATCGGTC
This genomic interval from bacterium SCSIO 12643 contains the following:
- a CDS encoding S8 family serine peptidase, with the protein product MNWGLKKIKNIGICMLLMMGGISSVWGQVAPEKYWIPFTDKNNSPYSVNAPLVFLSQKAIDRRNAQGIAITSQDFPVNPSYIQGVQQAANVNVLLQSRWLNGIIIQTTDTVGLAQIMALPYVDSANAESVITEGGEVASVKMETAGMTYKAEDLETGGSEALDYGISEHQNTMIGVDYLHDLGFTGAGMTIAVLDAGFYGADTTTALLPLFNNNQIMGTWDFVDGQTVDYTQHSGHGTGVLDCMGANIPGFYIGSAPDANYWLIRTEDAPTENIIEEYNWVAGAEFADSVGADVVNTSLGYTTFDDPSKDHTYADLDGNTTVITRGADIAASKGMLMVNSAGNSGASSWYYIGAPADGDSVLAIGAVSANRVVTNFSSRGPSADGRVKPNVMAMGGGVPQPIGDSDVQFINGTSFSGPILAGAAACLWQSRSSYNNMEIFHAIEESADKYLSPNDHYGYGIPNMGMAHYLITDLEEVNKNQVSISGYPNPTNGYFYISSRNSKVQSVSIYDYIGHEVAQINQPQIAGSTIELDLSIYPNGVYMIRVQTDDGIQIVKVLKN
- a CDS encoding toxin-antitoxin system YwqK family antitoxin, whose protein sequence is MKNKLVFPFLKASFFLLAVLVSSQVFSQTNVTDKEGRKQGYWEKKRPSGKIHYKGQFKDNIPYGKFKYYDKEGTISSILEYITPDTVMATHYHSNGKKAAYGYYVNQQKEGIWRFYDRKGIIASQEAYSNGKKDGKYIVYNLNGSISRETYFVKGVENGYRKTYDSEGNLLTEGEIKDGQMDGMQIIYTNGKVSVKGAYKHAVKDGDWVYFDENGKQIKVEHYELGIKKD